From the Helicobacter pylori genome, one window contains:
- the rimM gene encoding ribosome maturation factor RimM (Essential for efficient processing of 16S rRNA): protein MLLVGRIGKSVGLNGGLKLHLESDFPECLKKGVKVSAAPTNAFSRASSFKEYTIHSYEHAKNLLFLETIHTPEKAKELTNLGLFMSEAESKKLCVLKEGEFFYCDLVGLSVVEGNEILGKVIEIQRISQTDYFMVETTLNLVEKGLAKIFLIPYRDFYIQEILLQDKKITTHNAKTLLENS from the coding sequence ATGCTTTTAGTGGGTAGGATTGGTAAAAGCGTGGGGCTTAATGGGGGGTTAAAGCTTCATTTAGAGAGCGATTTTCCAGAGTGCTTAAAAAAAGGCGTTAAGGTGAGTGCCGCTCCAACCAACGCTTTCTCTCGCGCTTCTTCTTTTAAAGAATATACAATCCATTCTTATGAGCATGCCAAAAACCTGTTATTTTTAGAAACTATCCACACGCCCGAAAAGGCTAAAGAGCTGACTAATTTAGGGCTTTTTATGAGCGAAGCAGAGAGCAAGAAGCTCTGCGTTTTAAAAGAGGGCGAGTTTTTTTATTGCGATTTAGTAGGGCTTAGCGTGGTGGAAGGAAACGAGATTTTAGGAAAAGTCATAGAAATCCAAAGGATTTCTCAAACAGATTACTTCATGGTTGAAACCACGCTGAACTTGGTTGAAAAAGGTTTGGCTAAGATTTTTTTAATCCCTTATAGGGATTTTTATATCCAAGAAATCCTTTTGCAAGACAAAAAAATAACCACCCATAACGCTAAAACGCTTTTAGAGAATAGTTGA
- the hopI gene encoding Hop family outer membrane protein HopI, which translates to MQNFVFNKKWLISSSLLPLFFLNPLMAEDDGFFMGVSYQTSLAIQRVDNSGLNASQAASTYIRQNAIALESAAVPLAYYLEAMGQQTRVLMQMLCPDPSKRCLLYAGGYQNGQNNNGNTGNNPPRGNVNATFDMQSLVNNLDKLTQLIGETLIRNPENLSNAKVFNVKFGNQSTVIALPEGLANVMNALNDDITNALTTLWYNQTLTNKSFSTPNGSPVSFSPEVLQHLLQDGLATSNNNQTICSTQNQCTATNEANSIAQNAQNIFQALMQAGILGGLANEKQFGFTYNKAPNGSNSQQGYQSFSGPGYYTKNGANGTTQAPLKDLPAGATVGSGNGQYTYHPSSAVYYLADSIIANGITASMIFSGMQNFANKAARLTGTSSYSQMQDTINYGESLLNNTVAYGDFITNWVAPYLDLNNKGLNFLPSYGGQLNGTNSQTPQNTLTPQQAQQEQKVIMNQLEQATNAPTPAQIDKILANPYSPTAKTLMAYGLYRSKEVIHGVIDEMQTKVNQVYQMGFARNFLEHNSNSNNMNGFGVKIGYKQFFGKKRMFGLRYYGFYDFGYAQFGTESSLVKATLSSYGAGTDFLYNVFTRKRGTEAIDIGFFAGIQLAGQTWKTNFLDQVDGNHLKPKDTSFQFLFDLGIRTNFSKIQNQRRSRFSQGIEFGLKIPVLYHTYYQSEGVTAKYRRAFSFYVGYNIGF; encoded by the coding sequence TTGCAAAACTTTGTTTTTAATAAAAAATGGCTCATCTCTTCTAGCCTACTCCCCTTATTTTTTCTTAACCCTTTAATGGCAGAAGATGATGGGTTTTTTATGGGGGTGAGTTATCAAACTTCTTTGGCCATTCAAAGGGTGGATAACTCAGGGCTTAACGCCAGTCAAGCCGCATCCACTTATATCCGCCAAAACGCTATCGCTTTAGAATCTGCGGCAGTGCCTTTAGCCTATTATTTAGAAGCGATGGGGCAACAAACGAGAGTTTTAATGCAAATGCTCTGCCCTGATCCTTCCAAACGCTGTTTGCTCTATGCAGGGGGCTATCAAAACGGGCAAAATAATAACGGCAATACAGGCAACAACCCCCCAAGAGGCAATGTCAATGCCACCTTTGATATGCAATCTCTAGTCAATAATTTAGACAAGCTCACCCAACTCATCGGCGAGACTTTAATCCGTAACCCTGAAAACCTTTCTAACGCCAAAGTCTTTAACGTCAAATTTGGCAATCAAAGCACTGTTATTGCTTTACCTGAGGGTCTAGCCAATGTCATGAACGCTTTAAACGATGATATTACCAACGCTTTAACCACGCTCTGGTATAACCAAACCTTAACGAATAAATCTTTTAGCACCCCTAATGGCAGTCCTGTGAGTTTTAGCCCCGAAGTGTTGCAACACCTTTTACAAGACGGGTTAGCCACAAGCAACAATAATCAAACCATTTGCAGCACTCAAAACCAATGCACCGCTACTAATGAGGCTAATTCTATCGCTCAAAACGCCCAAAACATCTTCCAAGCTTTAATGCAAGCAGGGATTTTAGGAGGCTTAGCCAATGAAAAACAATTTGGCTTCACTTACAACAAAGCCCCTAATGGCAGTAATTCCCAACAAGGCTATCAAAGCTTTAGCGGCCCGGGCTATTACACTAAAAACGGCGCTAATGGCACTACCCAAGCGCCCCTAAAAGACTTACCCGCTGGAGCGACAGTAGGATCAGGCAATGGCCAATACACCTACCACCCCAGCTCGGCGGTCTATTATTTAGCCGATAGCATCATCGCTAATGGAATCACCGCTTCCATGATTTTTTCAGGCATGCAAAATTTCGCCAACAAAGCCGCTAGACTGACAGGCACTTCAAGCTATAGCCAAATGCAAGATACGATCAACTATGGGGAAAGCTTGCTCAATAACACCGTAGCGTATGGGGATTTCATCACCAATTGGGTCGCCCCCTATTTGGATTTAAACAATAAAGGTTTGAATTTCTTGCCTAGTTATGGGGGGCAATTGAATGGCACTAATAGTCAAACCCCACAAAATACTTTAACCCCACAACAAGCCCAACAAGAGCAAAAAGTGATCATGAACCAACTAGAGCAAGCCACAAACGCCCCCACCCCCGCGCAAATAGACAAGATCTTAGCCAACCCCTATTCCCCCACGGCAAAAACTTTAATGGCTTATGGGCTTTATCGCTCTAAAGAAGTGATTCATGGGGTGATTGATGAAATGCAAACTAAAGTGAATCAAGTCTATCAAATGGGCTTTGCCAGGAATTTTTTAGAGCATAACTCTAATTCTAATAACATGAACGGCTTTGGCGTGAAAATAGGCTATAAGCAATTCTTTGGCAAAAAACGCATGTTTGGGCTTAGGTATTATGGCTTTTATGATTTTGGTTACGCTCAATTTGGCACAGAATCTTCTTTAGTGAAAGCCACCCTCTCTAGCTATGGAGCAGGCACAGACTTTCTTTATAACGTTTTCACGAGAAAAAGAGGGACTGAAGCGATAGATATAGGTTTTTTTGCCGGTATCCAACTGGCAGGGCAAACCTGGAAAACGAATTTTTTAGATCAAGTGGATGGCAACCATCTTAAGCCTAAGGACACTTCTTTCCAATTCCTTTTTGATTTAGGCATAAGGACTAATTTTTCCAAAATCCAAAATCAAAGAAGATCCCGTTTTTCTCAAGGGATAGAATTTGGCCTTAAAATACCGGTGCTTTATCACACCTATTACCAATCAGAAGGCGTTACAGCGAAGTATAGAAGAGCCTTTAGTTTTTATGTGGGCTACAACATAGGCTTTTGA
- the fliW gene encoding flagellar assembly protein FliW codes for MNYFLKAPILGFEHINEVRLEKIDSLFSRLVSQTNSPMALDMVLVNPYCLREYSFVIPKYIELLLELDSHSKVEVYCVVVLQKNLEDSMVNFLAPLVFNSKNGFGAQVALSMMDYPDFGFRDPLKSFVVKERERA; via the coding sequence GTGAATTACTTTTTAAAAGCCCCTATTTTAGGGTTTGAGCATATCAATGAAGTGCGTTTAGAAAAAATTGATTCCTTATTCAGCCGATTGGTCAGTCAAACGAACTCGCCCATGGCGTTGGATATGGTTTTAGTGAATCCCTATTGTTTGAGAGAATACAGCTTTGTGATACCCAAATACATAGAATTACTGCTAGAATTAGATTCTCATTCCAAAGTTGAGGTGTATTGCGTGGTCGTGTTGCAAAAAAATTTAGAAGATTCTATGGTTAATTTCTTAGCTCCCTTAGTGTTTAATTCCAAAAATGGCTTTGGCGCTCAAGTGGCTCTTTCTATGATGGATTATCCGGATTTTGGCTTTAGGGATCCTTTAAAAAGCTTTGTGGTTAAAGAAAGAGAACGAGCTTAA
- the ffh gene encoding signal recognition particle protein, which translates to MFQALSDGFKNALNKIRFQDDEKALDRALDELKKTLLKNDVHHKVARELLKKVESQTKTSGIGKQQFLDALEKSLLEILSAKGSSGFTFAQTPPTVVLMAGLQGSGKTTTTAKLAHYLKTKNKKVLLCACDLQRLAAVEQLKVLGEQVGVEVFHEENKSVKEIANNALKRAKEAQFDVLLVDSAGRLAIDKELMQELKEVKEVLNPHEVLYVADALSGQDGVKSANTFNEEIGVSGVVLSKFDSDSKGGIALGITYQLGLPLRFIGSGEKIPDLDVFVPERIVGRLMGAGDIISLAEKTASVLNPNEAKDLSKKLKKGQFTFNDFLNQIEKVKKLGSMSSLISMIPGLGNMASALKDTDLESSLEVKKIKAMVNSMTKKERENPEILNGSRRKRIALGSGLEVSEINRIIKRFDQASKMAKRLTNKKGISDLMNLMSQAKNQTPPKMR; encoded by the coding sequence ATGTTTCAAGCGTTAAGCGATGGGTTTAAAAACGCGCTCAATAAAATCCGCTTTCAAGATGATGAAAAAGCGCTAGACAGGGCGTTAGATGAATTGAAAAAAACGCTTTTAAAAAACGATGTGCATCATAAAGTGGCTAGAGAATTGCTCAAAAAGGTGGAAAGCCAAACTAAAACGAGCGGTATTGGTAAGCAGCAATTTTTAGACGCTTTAGAAAAGAGTTTGTTAGAAATCTTAAGCGCTAAAGGGAGCAGTGGTTTCACTTTCGCTCAAACGCCCCCCACCGTGGTTTTAATGGCAGGTTTGCAAGGGAGCGGTAAGACAACCACCACCGCTAAACTCGCCCACTATCTCAAAACCAAAAATAAAAAAGTGCTTTTATGCGCATGCGATTTGCAACGCCTAGCAGCGGTGGAGCAATTAAAGGTTTTGGGCGAACAGGTGGGCGTGGAAGTTTTTCATGAAGAAAATAAAAGCGTGAAAGAAATCGCCAACAACGCTTTAAAAAGGGCTAAAGAAGCGCAATTTGATGTTTTACTCGTGGATAGCGCGGGGCGTTTAGCGATTGATAAAGAGCTTATGCAAGAATTAAAGGAAGTTAAAGAAGTCTTAAACCCCCATGAAGTGCTGTATGTCGCAGACGCGTTGAGCGGGCAAGATGGGGTCAAAAGCGCGAACACCTTTAATGAAGAAATAGGCGTGAGCGGGGTGGTGTTAAGCAAATTTGATAGCGATTCTAAAGGGGGTATCGCCTTGGGTATCACTTACCAATTGGGCCTACCCTTGCGTTTTATTGGGAGCGGGGAAAAAATCCCTGATTTAGATGTGTTTGTGCCTGAAAGGATTGTGGGGCGTTTGATGGGGGCTGGAGATATTATCTCGCTCGCTGAAAAAACCGCCAGCGTTTTAAACCCTAATGAAGCCAAAGATTTAAGCAAAAAGCTCAAAAAAGGGCAATTCACTTTCAACGATTTTTTAAACCAAATTGAAAAAGTGAAAAAATTAGGCTCTATGAGTTCTCTGATCTCTATGATTCCAGGTTTAGGGAACATGGCAAGCGCGCTAAAAGACACGGATTTAGAAAGCTCTTTAGAAGTGAAAAAAATTAAGGCCATGGTCAATTCCATGACCAAAAAAGAGCGAGAAAACCCCGAGATTTTAAACGGCAGCCGAAGAAAAAGAATCGCTTTAGGGAGCGGCTTAGAAGTGTCTGAAATCAATCGCATCATCAAACGCTTTGATCAAGCGAGCAAAATGGCGAAACGCTTAACCAATAAAAAGGGTATTAGCGATTTGATGAATCTCATGAGTCAGGCTAAAAATCAAACACCCCCTAAAATGCGCTAA
- the valS gene encoding valine--tRNA ligase has protein sequence MKQEPTTYQPKEIEKKIYEICSHRGYFEIDGNEKIQEKGKRFCLMMPPPNVTGILHIGHALTLSLQDILARYKRMDGYKTLYQPGLDHAGIATQNVVEKQLLNQGIKKEDLGREEFIKKVWEWKEKSGGAILEQMKHLGVSAAFSRTRFTMDKGLQRAVKLAFLKWYEKGLIVQDNYMVNWCTKDGALSDIEVEYEERKGALYYIRYYLENQKDYLVVATTRPETLFGDSAIMVNPNDERYKHLVGQQVILPLINRTIPIIADLHVEMEFGTGCVKVTPGHDFNDYEVGKRHHLETIKIFDEKGILNARCGEFESLERLKARDKVVERLKENALLEKIEEHTHQVGHCYRCHNVVEPYVSKQWFVKPEIAQSSIEKIQQGLARFYPSNWINNYNAWMRELRPWCISRQLFWGHQIPVFTCENNHQFVSLDTPLNCPTCKSEKLEQDKDVLDTWFSSGLWAFSTLGWGQEKSGLFNESDLKDFYPNTTLITGFDILFFWVARMLFCSESLLGELPFKDIYLHALVRDEKGEKMSKSKGNVIDPLEMIEKYGADSLRFTLANLCATGRDIKLSTTHLENNKNFANKIFNAASYLKLKQESFKDKERLNEYQTALGRYAKSRLNLVTKEVRNALDNYRFNDATTLLYRFLWGEFCDWFIEFSKVENEAIDELGSVLKEALKLLHPFMPFISESLYHKLSNTDLENAHSIMVMPYPKDLARDEKLEHEFEVIKDCIVSLRRLKIMLETPPIVLKEASVGLREAIENTERLQTYAQKLARLEKVSVITYKPLKSVSDVGEFCQTYADLENLDLSPLVARLKKQLEKLEKEKLKLNLHNENFVKNAPKSVLEKAKESLKTLLEKEGKIQQELDLLEQP, from the coding sequence ATGAAACAAGAACCCACCACCTACCAGCCAAAAGAAATAGAAAAAAAGATTTATGAAATTTGCTCTCACAGGGGGTATTTTGAAATTGATGGCAATGAAAAAATTCAAGAAAAAGGCAAACGATTTTGCTTGATGATGCCCCCTCCTAATGTGACCGGCATCTTACACATAGGGCATGCTTTAACTTTAAGCTTGCAAGATATTTTAGCGCGCTATAAGCGCATGGACGGGTATAAGACTTTGTATCAGCCAGGGTTGGATCACGCCGGCATTGCGACTCAAAATGTGGTAGAAAAGCAACTTCTAAATCAAGGGATTAAAAAAGAAGATTTAGGGCGTGAAGAGTTCATTAAAAAAGTGTGGGAGTGGAAAGAAAAGAGCGGGGGAGCGATTTTAGAGCAAATGAAGCATTTAGGCGTGAGCGCGGCCTTTTCTAGGACTCGTTTCACGATGGATAAGGGTTTGCAAAGAGCGGTTAAATTAGCGTTTTTGAAATGGTATGAAAAGGGCCTTATTGTTCAAGATAATTACATGGTGAATTGGTGCACTAAAGATGGGGCGCTGAGCGATATTGAAGTGGAGTATGAAGAGCGTAAGGGGGCATTGTATTATATTAGATATTATTTAGAAAATCAAAAAGATTATTTAGTGGTGGCTACCACACGCCCTGAAACTTTGTTTGGCGATAGCGCGATTATGGTCAATCCTAATGATGAGAGGTACAAGCATTTAGTGGGGCAACAAGTAATCTTGCCTTTAATCAATCGCACAATCCCTATTATCGCTGATTTGCATGTGGAAATGGAGTTTGGCACAGGGTGTGTGAAAGTTACCCCTGGGCATGATTTTAACGATTACGAAGTGGGCAAACGCCACCATTTAGAAACGATTAAAATCTTTGATGAAAAGGGGATTTTAAACGCGCGTTGCGGGGAGTTTGAAAGTTTAGAACGATTAAAAGCCAGAGATAAGGTCGTAGAAAGATTAAAAGAAAACGCCTTATTGGAAAAAATAGAAGAGCACACGCATCAAGTGGGGCATTGCTATCGTTGCCATAACGTGGTAGAGCCTTATGTGTCTAAACAATGGTTTGTCAAGCCTGAAATCGCTCAAAGTTCTATTGAAAAAATCCAACAAGGTTTAGCGCGATTTTACCCTTCTAATTGGATCAATAATTATAACGCTTGGATGAGGGAATTACGCCCTTGGTGTATCAGCAGGCAATTGTTTTGGGGGCATCAAATACCGGTATTCACTTGCGAGAATAACCACCAGTTTGTAAGCCTAGACACTCCTTTAAATTGCCCTACTTGTAAGAGTGAAAAACTGGAGCAAGATAAAGATGTGCTAGACACATGGTTTAGTTCAGGGCTATGGGCGTTCTCTACTCTAGGGTGGGGGCAAGAAAAAAGCGGTTTGTTTAATGAAAGCGATTTGAAAGATTTCTACCCTAACACCACGCTCATTACCGGGTTTGACATCCTCTTTTTTTGGGTGGCCAGAATGCTCTTTTGCAGCGAGTCGCTTTTAGGCGAATTGCCCTTTAAAGACATTTACTTGCACGCCTTGGTTAGGGATGAAAAGGGCGAAAAAATGAGCAAATCTAAAGGTAATGTGATCGATCCTTTAGAGATGATAGAAAAATACGGCGCGGATAGCTTGCGTTTCACTTTAGCCAATTTGTGCGCTACGGGTAGGGACATTAAGCTTTCTACTACGCATTTAGAAAATAACAAGAATTTCGCCAACAAGATTTTCAATGCGGCGAGTTACTTGAAGCTCAAACAAGAATCTTTCAAAGATAAAGAGCGTTTGAACGAATACCAAACGGCTTTGGGGCGTTATGCGAAATCGCGCTTGAATCTTGTTACTAAAGAGGTTCGTAACGCTTTAGATAACTATCGTTTTAATGACGCCACGACTTTGTTATACCGCTTTTTGTGGGGGGAATTTTGCGATTGGTTCATTGAATTTTCTAAAGTGGAAAATGAAGCGATAGACGAGTTAGGGAGCGTGTTAAAAGAAGCTTTAAAACTCTTGCACCCTTTCATGCCCTTTATCAGCGAATCTTTATACCACAAGCTCAGTAACACGGATCTAGAAAACGCTCATTCTATTATGGTCATGCCTTACCCTAAAGATTTGGCGCGAGATGAAAAACTAGAGCATGAATTTGAAGTGATTAAGGATTGCATCGTGTCTTTAAGGCGTTTGAAAATCATGCTAGAAACCCCACCGATTGTTTTAAAAGAAGCGAGCGTGGGATTAAGGGAAGCCATAGAGAACACAGAGCGTTTGCAAACTTACGCCCAAAAATTAGCGAGGTTGGAAAAAGTCAGCGTGATCACTTATAAGCCTTTAAAAAGCGTGAGCGATGTGGGGGAATTTTGCCAAACTTATGCGGATTTAGAAAATCTTGATTTAAGCCCGCTTGTTGCGCGTTTAAAAAAGCAGCTAGAAAAACTGGAAAAAGAAAAACTAAAACTCAATTTGCACAATGAAAATTTTGTCAAAAACGCGCCTAAAAGCGTGCTAGAAAAAGCCAAAGAGAGCTTAAAAACGCTTTTAGAAAAAGAGGGTAAGATCCAACAAGAATTGGATTTGTTAGAACAACCATAA
- the murG gene encoding undecaprenyldiphospho-muramoylpentapeptide beta-N-acetylglucosaminyltransferase, producing MKFALTGGGTGGHLSIAKALAIELEKQGIEAIYLGSTYGQDREWFENSPLFSERYFFNTQGVVNKSFFKKIGSLFLQAKAAFKAKEILKKHQITHTISVGGFSAGPASFASLLNKIPLYIHEQNAIKGSLNRYLSPKAKAVFSSYAFKDKGHHVLTSYPVQNVFFDFARTRTEIKHILFLGGSQGAKAINEFALLNAPKLTKQGIKITHICGSDAHEKMRFFYQELGLLDKVELFAFHTNIIEVMCQADLCVSRAGASSVWELCANGLPTIFIPYPFASNNHQYYNVLEFEKENLCYVAPQNELLPKKLFEVIRKLNQKDDQGNKNLTTISAKLQQKIAKDGAKTIIETILSA from the coding sequence ATGAAATTCGCTCTTACAGGGGGAGGCACAGGGGGGCATCTCTCTATCGCTAAAGCCTTAGCCATAGAATTAGAAAAGCAAGGCATAGAGGCTATTTATTTAGGCTCCACTTACGGGCAAGATAGAGAATGGTTTGAAAATAGCCCCCTATTTAGCGAACGCTATTTTTTCAACACGCAAGGCGTGGTCAATAAAAGCTTTTTTAAAAAAATAGGCTCTTTATTCTTGCAAGCTAAAGCCGCTTTTAAGGCTAAAGAAATTTTAAAAAAACACCAGATCACGCACACCATTAGCGTGGGAGGTTTTAGCGCAGGGCCGGCGAGTTTTGCAAGCTTGCTTAATAAAATACCCCTTTATATCCATGAGCAAAATGCGATTAAAGGCTCTCTTAACCGCTATCTTTCCCCTAAAGCTAAGGCGGTGTTTTCAAGCTACGCGTTTAAAGATAAAGGCCATCATGTTTTAACCTCCTATCCCGTGCAAAACGTTTTTTTTGATTTCGCTAGGACTCGAACTGAAATCAAACATATCTTATTTTTAGGCGGTTCGCAAGGGGCAAAAGCGATCAACGAATTTGCCCTATTAAACGCTCCTAAACTCACCAAACAAGGGATTAAAATCACGCACATTTGCGGCTCAGACGCTCATGAAAAAATGCGTTTTTTTTACCAGGAATTAGGGCTGTTAGACAAGGTAGAATTGTTCGCTTTCCATACCAATATTATAGAAGTCATGTGCCAAGCGGATTTGTGCGTGAGCAGAGCGGGTGCTAGCAGCGTGTGGGAGTTGTGCGCCAATGGCTTACCCACGATTTTTATCCCCTACCCTTTTGCGAGCAATAACCACCAGTATTACAATGTCTTAGAATTTGAAAAAGAAAATTTGTGTTATGTTGCGCCGCAAAATGAATTGTTACCCAAAAAGCTCTTTGAAGTGATAAGAAAACTCAACCAAAAAGACGATCAAGGCAATAAAAACCTAACCACTATCAGCGCTAAATTGCAACAAAAGATCGCTAAAGACGGCGCAAAAACCATCATTGAAACGATCTTAAGCGCCTAA
- the rpsP gene encoding 30S ribosomal protein S16: MTVIRLTRIGRKKKPFYRVVVTDSRKRRDGGWIESIGYYNPLSEPKDVRIDKERLNYWKGVGAKMSERVEKLSQKA, from the coding sequence ATGACAGTCATTAGACTCACTCGCATCGGGAGAAAGAAAAAGCCTTTTTACAGGGTGGTGGTAACCGATTCTAGGAAAAGAAGGGATGGAGGCTGGATTGAATCCATTGGGTATTACAACCCTTTAAGCGAGCCTAAAGATGTTAGAATTGATAAGGAGCGCTTGAATTATTGGAAAGGCGTGGGGGCTAAAATGAGCGAGAGGGTGGAAAAACTTTCTCAAAAAGCCTAA
- a CDS encoding KH domain-containing protein, translating into MRELDPLNTPFSQADCKDYSYCVATFLEKYLKKVVSFPQALSVECTLLEDKVKQITIYTHPSDMGHVIGKEGKMVSAIKAFVSGVKAKDGFSYKIVVFASNDKNGDKNPHALGDQTP; encoded by the coding sequence ATGCGCGAATTAGATCCTTTGAACACGCCTTTTTCTCAAGCTGATTGTAAGGACTATTCGTATTGCGTGGCAACTTTTTTAGAAAAATATTTAAAAAAGGTTGTTTCTTTTCCGCAAGCTTTGAGCGTGGAGTGCACGCTTTTAGAAGATAAAGTCAAACAAATCACTATTTATACCCACCCATCAGACATGGGGCATGTGATTGGTAAAGAGGGCAAAATGGTGAGCGCGATTAAGGCGTTCGTTTCTGGTGTGAAAGCCAAAGACGGGTTTTCTTATAAAATCGTTGTTTTTGCGAGTAATGATAAAAATGGTGATAAAAATCCCCATGCTTTAGGCGATCAAACGCCTTGA